The following proteins are encoded in a genomic region of Hyla sarda isolate aHylSar1 chromosome 3, aHylSar1.hap1, whole genome shotgun sequence:
- the LOC130362226 gene encoding uncharacterized protein LOC130362226 isoform X2, with the protein MYKEAARQKRLWIHPVIRMKQEKGHFNMLYADLRRCPDKFQEFIKMSTSAFDGLLDLMRPLLTMQQTLLRRCISPEQRLLITLRFLATGETYSSLHQLFHVGKSTISGIVRTTCELIFQNLRSSVMPTPTQETWLQIAEGFESEASFPNCIGAVDGRHLRVHQPPHSGSKSFSNKKYFSVVLMGVADTKYKFVAFDVGAYDSTGDARVVEASQIKQKMLHEEGCLPPSRPLPGTTQPVPFVMVSDEAFSVTHCQLRPFPKKGLDTQRRVFNYRLSRARRYIEGAFGILIKTYRIFGCSIQLDVATVDAVVKACCILHNYVIGHDGYNADAEANVPSLGTAINWQTSEPDDSGLDVRDHFADYFMTPEGSVPWQMACVGGTT; encoded by the exons gAGGCAGCCAGGCAAAAGCGACTATGGATTCATCCTGTAATCAGAATGAAGCAAGAAAAGGGTCATTTCAACATGTTATATGCAGATCTTCGCAG atgCCCTGATAAATTTCAAGAGTTTATCAAAATGTCAACATCTGCATTTGACGGATTGCTTGATCTTATGAGACCCCTACTTACTATGCAGCAAACCTTACTGAGAAGGTGCATCAGTCCGGAGCAGCGGCTGCTCATAACTCTACG GTTCTTGGCAACTGGGGAGACATATTCTTCACTTCATCAGCTGTTCCATGTGGGGAAATCTACAATTTCTGGGATTGTGAGAACCACTTGTGAACTGATCTTTCAGAATTTGCGGTCTTCTGTGATGCCTACTCCCACCCAAGAGACATGGCTGCAGATTGCAGAGGGTTTTGAAAGTGAAGCTTCTTTCCCCAACTGCATTGGTGCGGTCGATGGGAGACATTTACGTGTGCACCAACCACCGCATTCTGGCTCCAAAAGCTTTAGCAATAAGAAGTACTTCTCTGTGGTTCTTATGGGAGTGGCAGATACAAAGTATAAGTTTGTTGCATTTGATGTAGGTGCGTATGATAGTACAGGAGATGCCAGAGTGGTTGAAGCATCACAGATTAAGCAGAAAATGCTGCATGAGGAGGGGTGTTTGCCACCCTCAAGGCCTCTTCCAGGTACGACTCAGCCAGTGCCGTTTGTTATGGTTTCAGATGAAGCTTTCAGCGTAACTCACTGCCAGCTGCGCCCATTCCCCAAAAAAGGTTTGGACACTCAAAGAAGGGTCTTTAATTATCGCCTTAGCCGGGCACGGAGGTACATTGAGGGTGCCTTTGGAATATTGATTAAAACATATAGGATCTTTGGCTGTTCTATACAGTTGGATGTCGCCACAGTTGATGCAGTTGTTAAGGCATGCTGCATCCTGCACAACTATGTGATAGGCCATGATGGTTATAACGCAGATGCAGAAGCCAATGTGCCATCTCTTGGCACTGCAATCAACTGGCAGACATCTGAGCCCGATGATTCAGGATTAGATGTCAGGGATCACTTTGCTGATTATTTTATGACACCTGAAGGATCTGTGCCTTGGCAAATGGCATGTGTAGGTGGGACAACCTAA
- the LOC130362226 gene encoding uncharacterized protein LOC130362226 isoform X1, whose translation MEENAARTDDNGNTPLPPVRLPSAHMALLVLLARRRKLRRQEAARQKRLWIHPVIRMKQEKGHFNMLYADLRRCPDKFQEFIKMSTSAFDGLLDLMRPLLTMQQTLLRRCISPEQRLLITLRFLATGETYSSLHQLFHVGKSTISGIVRTTCELIFQNLRSSVMPTPTQETWLQIAEGFESEASFPNCIGAVDGRHLRVHQPPHSGSKSFSNKKYFSVVLMGVADTKYKFVAFDVGAYDSTGDARVVEASQIKQKMLHEEGCLPPSRPLPGTTQPVPFVMVSDEAFSVTHCQLRPFPKKGLDTQRRVFNYRLSRARRYIEGAFGILIKTYRIFGCSIQLDVATVDAVVKACCILHNYVIGHDGYNADAEANVPSLGTAINWQTSEPDDSGLDVRDHFADYFMTPEGSVPWQMACVGGTT comes from the exons gAGGCAGCCAGGCAAAAGCGACTATGGATTCATCCTGTAATCAGAATGAAGCAAGAAAAGGGTCATTTCAACATGTTATATGCAGATCTTCGCAG atgCCCTGATAAATTTCAAGAGTTTATCAAAATGTCAACATCTGCATTTGACGGATTGCTTGATCTTATGAGACCCCTACTTACTATGCAGCAAACCTTACTGAGAAGGTGCATCAGTCCGGAGCAGCGGCTGCTCATAACTCTACG GTTCTTGGCAACTGGGGAGACATATTCTTCACTTCATCAGCTGTTCCATGTGGGGAAATCTACAATTTCTGGGATTGTGAGAACCACTTGTGAACTGATCTTTCAGAATTTGCGGTCTTCTGTGATGCCTACTCCCACCCAAGAGACATGGCTGCAGATTGCAGAGGGTTTTGAAAGTGAAGCTTCTTTCCCCAACTGCATTGGTGCGGTCGATGGGAGACATTTACGTGTGCACCAACCACCGCATTCTGGCTCCAAAAGCTTTAGCAATAAGAAGTACTTCTCTGTGGTTCTTATGGGAGTGGCAGATACAAAGTATAAGTTTGTTGCATTTGATGTAGGTGCGTATGATAGTACAGGAGATGCCAGAGTGGTTGAAGCATCACAGATTAAGCAGAAAATGCTGCATGAGGAGGGGTGTTTGCCACCCTCAAGGCCTCTTCCAGGTACGACTCAGCCAGTGCCGTTTGTTATGGTTTCAGATGAAGCTTTCAGCGTAACTCACTGCCAGCTGCGCCCATTCCCCAAAAAAGGTTTGGACACTCAAAGAAGGGTCTTTAATTATCGCCTTAGCCGGGCACGGAGGTACATTGAGGGTGCCTTTGGAATATTGATTAAAACATATAGGATCTTTGGCTGTTCTATACAGTTGGATGTCGCCACAGTTGATGCAGTTGTTAAGGCATGCTGCATCCTGCACAACTATGTGATAGGCCATGATGGTTATAACGCAGATGCAGAAGCCAATGTGCCATCTCTTGGCACTGCAATCAACTGGCAGACATCTGAGCCCGATGATTCAGGATTAGATGTCAGGGATCACTTTGCTGATTATTTTATGACACCTGAAGGATCTGTGCCTTGGCAAATGGCATGTGTAGGTGGGACAACCTAA